A genomic region of Friedmanniella luteola contains the following coding sequences:
- a CDS encoding MBL fold metallo-hydrolase, which translates to MTARIDHAVVSGTFSLDGETFDVDNNVWVVGDDTECVVIDAPHDVAPILELVAGRTVLAVLCTHAHDDHVRVAPELGRAVGAPVLLHPADLPLWRLTHGAVPPDGDLADGQEITVAGTTLEVLHTPGHAPGAVCFSAPELGVVFTGDTLFQGGPGATGRSFSDRHLLLRSITERLLALPARTIVKTGHGDDTTLADERDGILRG; encoded by the coding sequence ATGACCGCCCGGATCGACCACGCCGTCGTCTCCGGCACCTTCAGCCTGGACGGTGAGACCTTCGACGTCGACAACAACGTCTGGGTGGTCGGGGACGACACCGAGTGCGTGGTCATCGACGCCCCCCACGACGTCGCCCCCATCCTGGAGCTCGTCGCGGGCCGGACGGTGCTCGCCGTGCTCTGCACCCACGCGCACGACGACCACGTGCGGGTGGCGCCGGAGCTGGGCCGCGCCGTCGGCGCCCCCGTGCTGCTGCACCCGGCGGACCTCCCGCTCTGGCGGCTGACGCACGGCGCCGTGCCGCCGGACGGCGACCTGGCCGACGGCCAGGAGATCACCGTGGCCGGCACCACGCTGGAGGTGCTGCACACCCCCGGGCACGCTCCGGGCGCGGTCTGCTTCTCCGCCCCCGAGCTGGGGGTCGTGTTCACCGGCGACACGCTGTTCCAGGGTGGGCCGGGCGCCACCGGTCGCAGCTTCAGCGACCGCCACCTGCTGCTGCGCAGCATCACCGAGCGGCTGCTGGCGCTGCCCGCCCGCACGATCGTCAAGACCGGGCACGGCGACGACACGACGCTGGCCGACGAGCGGGACGGCATCCTGCGCGGCTGA
- a CDS encoding S-(hydroxymethyl)mycothiol dehydrogenase: MPQQVQGIIARSKGAPVELVTVVVPDPGPGEAVVAVQACGVCHTDLHYREGGIGDDYPYLLGHEAAGVVEAVGEGVTDVAPGDYVILNWRAVCGACRACRRGRPWYCFNTHNATQKMTLEDGTELSAALGIGSFADKTLVAAGQCTKVDPAARPAAAGLLGCGVMAGLGAAINTGNVGRGDAVAVIGCGGVGAAAVAGARLAGAAKIIAVDVDDRKLATARELGATHTINSRSTDAVEGIQGLTNGFGADVVIDAVGRPETYAQAFYGRDLAGTVVLVGVPTPEMTLELPLLDVFGRGGALKSSWYGDCLPERDFPMLIDLYLQGRLPLDAFVSEEIGIGDIEAAFEKMGAGGVLRSVVVFPDAPAAVGA; the protein is encoded by the coding sequence ATGCCGCAGCAGGTGCAAGGGATCATCGCGCGCAGCAAGGGCGCCCCGGTCGAGCTGGTCACCGTGGTGGTGCCCGACCCGGGCCCGGGCGAGGCCGTCGTCGCCGTGCAGGCGTGCGGCGTCTGCCACACCGACCTGCACTACCGCGAGGGCGGCATCGGCGACGACTACCCCTACCTGCTGGGCCACGAGGCGGCCGGCGTGGTCGAGGCGGTCGGCGAGGGCGTGACCGACGTCGCCCCCGGCGACTACGTGATCCTCAACTGGCGCGCGGTCTGCGGCGCGTGCCGCGCCTGCCGGCGGGGCCGGCCCTGGTACTGCTTCAACACCCACAACGCCACCCAGAAGATGACCCTGGAGGACGGCACCGAGCTGTCGGCCGCGCTGGGCATCGGCTCCTTCGCCGACAAGACGCTGGTCGCCGCCGGGCAGTGCACCAAGGTCGACCCGGCGGCCCGACCCGCCGCGGCCGGCCTGCTGGGCTGCGGCGTGATGGCCGGGCTCGGCGCGGCGATCAACACCGGGAACGTGGGCCGGGGTGACGCGGTGGCGGTGATCGGCTGCGGCGGGGTGGGCGCGGCGGCCGTCGCCGGGGCGCGGCTGGCCGGCGCGGCGAAGATCATCGCCGTCGACGTCGACGACCGGAAGCTCGCCACCGCCCGCGAGCTCGGCGCCACCCACACGATCAACTCCCGCAGCACCGACGCGGTCGAGGGGATCCAGGGGCTGACGAACGGGTTCGGCGCCGACGTGGTCATCGACGCCGTCGGCCGGCCCGAGACCTACGCGCAGGCCTTCTACGGCCGCGACCTCGCCGGCACGGTGGTGCTCGTCGGCGTCCCGACGCCGGAGATGACGCTGGAGCTGCCGCTGCTCGACGTGTTCGGCCGCGGCGGCGCCCTGAAGTCCAGCTGGTACGGCGACTGCCTGCCCGAGCGCGACTTCCCGATGCTGATCGACCTCTACCTGCAGGGCCGGCTGCCGCTGGACGCGTTCGTCAGCGAGGAGATCGGGATCGGTGACATCGAGGCGGCGTTCGAGAAGATGGGCGCCGGCGGCGTGCTCCGCTCGGTCGTCGTCTTCCCCGACGCCCCGGCCGCGGTGGGCGCATGA
- a CDS encoding phage holin family protein, with protein MRLVLRLLANAAALAVATFLLSGITLTAPTTQGQVVTLLVVALIFGVLNAVVKPIFTLVTVPLLLLTLGLFLVVINALMLLLTSWVSTRVDLGWSVEGFGTAVLGALIVSVVSFFLNAFVPDRRSDRRRG; from the coding sequence ATGCGACTTGTCCTCCGGCTGCTGGCCAACGCCGCGGCGCTGGCCGTGGCCACGTTCCTGCTCAGCGGCATCACCCTGACCGCGCCCACGACCCAGGGCCAGGTGGTGACGCTGCTGGTCGTCGCCCTGATCTTCGGGGTGCTCAACGCGGTGGTGAAGCCGATCTTCACCCTCGTCACGGTGCCGCTGCTGCTGCTCACCCTGGGTCTGTTCCTGGTGGTCATCAACGCGCTCATGCTGCTGCTCACGTCCTGGGTGTCGACCCGCGTCGACCTCGGCTGGTCGGTCGAGGGCTTCGGCACGGCCGTGCTGGGCGCGCTCATCGTGTCGGTGGTCAGCTTCTTCCTCAACGCCTTCGTCCCCGACCGCCGCTCGGACCGCCGTCGTGGCTGA
- a CDS encoding SDR family NAD(P)-dependent oxidoreductase: protein MSTHNRYAFEGKVVLVTGGGSGIGQAIARAFLENGARVAVVGRRRDRLDETLAGHPADRVLAVAADIADPAQAADVVPAVVAHFGGLDVFVNNAAAYLNKPFAEMTGAEWEQLRRTNVDAFVQLAQAALPELEKTGGNLVAVGSVSGQRGDWGQSGYNATKAAVMNFVQSLALDYGARGVRVNSVAPAFTRTEVTAGMGDDPETLAPFVNRIALGRPGEPDDIAPAVLFLASPDAGYVTGATLAVDGGTSASTGQPHVG from the coding sequence ATGAGCACCCACAACCGCTACGCGTTCGAGGGCAAGGTCGTGCTGGTCACCGGCGGGGGGAGCGGCATCGGCCAGGCCATCGCACGCGCCTTCCTCGAGAACGGCGCCCGGGTGGCGGTCGTCGGTCGCCGGCGCGACCGGCTGGACGAGACGCTCGCGGGGCACCCGGCCGACCGCGTCCTGGCCGTGGCCGCCGACATCGCCGACCCGGCCCAGGCGGCCGACGTCGTGCCGGCCGTCGTCGCGCACTTCGGCGGCCTGGACGTCTTCGTCAACAACGCCGCGGCCTACCTCAACAAGCCCTTCGCGGAGATGACCGGCGCGGAGTGGGAGCAGCTGCGCCGCACCAACGTCGACGCCTTCGTCCAGCTGGCCCAGGCCGCCCTGCCCGAGCTGGAGAAGACCGGCGGGAACCTGGTCGCCGTCGGCTCGGTGTCCGGGCAGCGGGGGGACTGGGGGCAGTCCGGCTACAACGCCACCAAGGCGGCGGTGATGAACTTCGTGCAGTCCCTCGCCCTCGACTACGGGGCCCGCGGTGTGCGGGTCAACAGCGTCGCGCCCGCCTTCACCCGGACGGAGGTGACCGCCGGGATGGGCGACGACCCGGAGACCCTCGCGCCCTTCGTCAACCGGATCGCCCTCGGCCGGCCCGGCGAGCCGGACGACATCGCGCCCGCCGTGCTGTTCCTGGCCAGCCCGGACGCCGGCTACGTCACCGGGGCGACGCTCGCGGTCGACGGCGGCACCTCCGCCTCCACCGGACAGCCGCACGTCGGCTGA
- a CDS encoding NAD(P)/FAD-dependent oxidoreductase, translating to MRRVVVVGGGYAGFYTAWHLGRRLRPGEAEVVVVDPRPYMTYQPFLPEVAAGSVEARHAAVSLRRHLRHATLVAGTVTRIDHADRQVTVALPDGTTQALGYDVLVVTAGAVTRRMPVPGIAEQAIGLKHVEEAVAVRDRLLVAFDQASVLPPGPARARLLTVVFVGGGFTGVEGFGELLSLATALLPSYPELSAADLHFHLVEASDRILPEVSDRPGAWVVRSLERRGAHVHLRTLVESAEDGHVVLSDGEDVEAGLIVWTAGNGANPVVAKHTDLPVDERGRVLVRADLRVGTAADPVPDAWAAGDDAAVPDLAARTPGALTVPNAQHAVRQGRLLARNIVATLRGREPADYVHHNLGVVATLGLGRGIFESGPVVVRGFPAWLMHRGYHVLAVPTWERKVRVLAVWLPALLFGRDIVSLLSVQHPRDAFVDGGVPRAHR from the coding sequence GTGCGCAGGGTTGTGGTGGTCGGCGGGGGCTACGCGGGGTTCTACACGGCCTGGCACCTGGGGAGGCGGCTGCGGCCGGGTGAGGCGGAGGTCGTCGTCGTCGACCCGCGGCCCTACATGACCTACCAGCCGTTCCTGCCCGAGGTGGCGGCCGGCTCGGTCGAGGCCCGGCACGCCGCCGTCTCGCTGCGCCGGCACCTCCGCCACGCGACGCTCGTCGCCGGCACGGTCACCCGCATCGACCACGCGGACCGGCAGGTCACCGTCGCCCTGCCCGACGGGACCACGCAGGCGCTGGGCTACGACGTCCTCGTGGTGACGGCCGGGGCCGTGACCCGACGGATGCCGGTCCCGGGGATCGCCGAGCAGGCTATCGGGCTGAAGCACGTGGAGGAGGCGGTCGCCGTCCGCGACCGGCTGCTCGTGGCCTTCGACCAGGCCTCGGTGCTCCCGCCGGGACCCGCGCGGGCACGGCTGCTGACGGTCGTGTTCGTCGGCGGCGGGTTCACCGGCGTCGAGGGCTTCGGCGAGCTGCTGTCGCTGGCCACGGCGCTGCTGCCCTCCTACCCCGAGCTGAGCGCCGCCGACCTGCACTTCCACCTCGTCGAGGCGAGCGACCGGATCCTGCCCGAGGTGTCGGACCGCCCCGGCGCCTGGGTGGTCCGCTCCCTGGAGCGGCGCGGTGCGCACGTGCACCTCCGCACCCTCGTCGAGTCGGCCGAGGACGGTCACGTCGTGCTGTCCGACGGCGAGGACGTCGAGGCCGGGCTGATCGTCTGGACCGCCGGCAACGGGGCCAACCCGGTGGTGGCGAAGCACACCGACCTGCCGGTGGACGAGCGCGGTCGCGTGCTGGTCCGGGCGGACCTGCGGGTGGGCACGGCCGCGGACCCGGTGCCCGACGCGTGGGCCGCCGGCGACGACGCCGCCGTCCCCGACCTCGCGGCCCGCACCCCCGGAGCGCTGACCGTCCCCAACGCGCAGCACGCCGTCCGCCAGGGCCGGCTGCTGGCCCGCAACATCGTGGCCACGCTGCGCGGCCGGGAGCCCGCGGACTACGTGCACCACAACCTCGGCGTTGTCGCCACCCTCGGCCTGGGCCGGGGGATCTTCGAGTCGGGGCCGGTGGTGGTCCGGGGGTTCCCGGCGTGGCTGATGCACCGCGGCTACCACGTGCTGGCCGTCCCCACCTGGGAGCGCAAGGTCCGGGTCCTCGCGGTCTGGCTGCCCGCCCTGCTCTTCGGTCGGGACATCGTCTCGTTGCTGTCGGTGCAGCACCCCCGGGACGCCTTCGTCGACGGTGGGGTCCCGCGTGCCCACCGCTAG
- a CDS encoding low molecular weight protein-tyrosine-phosphatase, translated as MADRGAADPVKVVFVCWGNICRSPIAERVARRQADEAGLTGVEFTSAATSTEELGSPMDPRAAAVLRDRGYDADGHVAHQVDAAEITGADLVIAMEDLHVDRMRRIAPDAELSLLSDFDPAATPGSGVPDPWYGSAEGFYGTLGTVEAAIPGVLDRVRELQASR; from the coding sequence GTGGCTGACCGCGGGGCCGCGGACCCGGTCAAGGTCGTCTTCGTCTGCTGGGGCAACATCTGCCGCTCCCCCATCGCCGAGCGGGTCGCCCGGCGCCAGGCCGACGAGGCCGGCCTGACCGGCGTCGAGTTCACCAGCGCGGCCACCAGCACCGAGGAGCTCGGGTCGCCGATGGACCCCCGGGCCGCGGCCGTGCTGCGCGACCGCGGCTACGACGCCGACGGCCACGTCGCCCACCAGGTCGACGCCGCCGAGATCACCGGCGCCGACCTGGTCATCGCGATGGAGGACCTGCACGTCGACCGGATGCGCAGGATCGCCCCGGACGCCGAGCTCAGCCTGCTCAGCGACTTCGACCCGGCCGCCACCCCGGGCAGCGGCGTGCCGGACCCCTGGTACGGCTCGGCCGAGGGCTTCTACGGCACCCTCGGCACGGTCGAGGCCGCCATCCCGGGCGTGCTCGACCGGGTGCGCGAGCTGCAGGCCTCCCGCTAG
- a CDS encoding pentapeptide repeat-containing protein, with protein sequence MVDATTDESDRSRSVRADCASCAGLCCVALAFGTESGFGYDKEAGDPCVNLQPDHRCGIHAELRPRGFSGCTVFDCQGTGQKVTQVTFGGRSWQQMDPAGRELMFITFQVMRPLHDLLWVLDEALGRPETRSLHAELEALFAETEAMTLRDADGVLGTDVQAQRRRAADVIARASELVRAQARGRRRPSRAARRAIPDASLLGADLAEQDLRGVDLSGALLIRADLRAVDLGGADLRSADLRDADLSGAHLADALFLTQFQVNSADGDEDTELPPRLTRPDHWSGPRGGRRRLTLLQV encoded by the coding sequence ATGGTGGACGCGACGACGGACGAGAGCGACCGGTCCCGGTCGGTGCGGGCGGACTGCGCGAGCTGCGCGGGGCTGTGCTGCGTCGCGCTCGCCTTCGGCACGGAGTCCGGCTTCGGCTACGACAAGGAGGCCGGCGACCCCTGCGTCAACCTGCAGCCCGACCACCGGTGCGGCATCCACGCCGAGCTGCGGCCGCGCGGGTTCTCCGGCTGCACCGTCTTCGACTGCCAGGGCACCGGTCAGAAGGTCACCCAGGTGACGTTCGGCGGCCGGTCCTGGCAGCAGATGGATCCCGCCGGCCGGGAGCTCATGTTCATCACCTTCCAGGTGATGCGGCCCCTGCACGACCTGCTCTGGGTGCTCGACGAGGCCCTCGGCCGCCCCGAGACCCGGTCGCTGCACGCCGAGCTGGAGGCCCTCTTCGCCGAGACCGAGGCGATGACCCTGCGGGACGCCGACGGCGTGCTGGGCACCGACGTGCAGGCCCAGCGCCGCCGGGCCGCCGACGTCATCGCCCGGGCGAGCGAGCTGGTGCGGGCGCAGGCGCGCGGGCGCCGCCGCCCCTCGCGTGCCGCCCGCCGGGCCATCCCGGACGCCAGCCTGCTCGGGGCCGACCTGGCCGAGCAGGACCTGCGCGGCGTCGACCTGTCCGGCGCGCTGCTGATCAGGGCCGACCTGCGCGCGGTCGACCTCGGCGGGGCCGACCTGCGCTCCGCCGACCTCCGGGACGCCGACCTCTCCGGCGCCCACCTGGCCGACGCCCTGTTCCTCACCCAGTTCCAGGTGAACTCCGCCGACGGCGACGAGGACACCGAGCTGCCGCCCCGGCTCACCCGCCCCGACCACTGGTCGGGGCCGCGCGGCGGGCGGCGCCGGCTCACCCTGCTGCAGGTCTAG
- a CDS encoding S41 family peptidase translates to MPHYLRFPHLHGDLVTFVAADDVWLAPVTGGRAWRLTDDRSPVRNPRFSPDGTHVAWASTRDGHSEVYVVPVEGGDARRLTWWGSATTAVLGWTADGRVLVASSAREANLRRQVVHAVGLDLAVERLSVGPAWGLAVRDDGATALATVGSRPPAAWKRYRGGTAPQLWLDRSGDARHWERLLPAETASLVDPLWVDGRLLFVSDRLATFPDHADEVANLFSLDVDDRDATPQQLTRHTAADGYVRDATSDGRRVVYHAHGALHLLERPGDDPRPLDVGLPGGLAARQPRRLVPTEQLVELRPDHGGDASLVEWRGKGFLLSHRQGPARALTAASGVRARLVRPLGRTGAAVLVSDAGGEDALEVHPLGGAGEVRRLAAGALGHVLHLESDPTGARVVAVAHDGTVRVVEIADGAVRTVGVARNGEATSPTFSPDGRWLVWSEPWRNEEQNHLVLADLDAPGRDPVALTSGRFDDTSPAFTGDGRHLAFLSARTFDPRYDSQAFDLAFSAAVRPYLVPLRATEPAPFGPSADGWRISKPSTPQDTPATDPPAVELDVDGFEERLVAFPVPSGSYRDLQAAHDGVVWVRESGEDTPLGAHRAGVEGERPGDAVEFYSFAGREVVELVDRADAVRVSGDGERVVVRAGEAVTVRPVAKAVEPDSPDLVTVDLERLRFELDPVAEWRQMFDENGRLMRGHYWREDLDGVDWDAVLARYRPLVARLAGHDDLVDLLWETVGELNTSHAYVNPASPPGDQDRRLGLLGADLSPTADGWRVDRILPGESSDPEARSPLRGAGVGAQEGDVVVAVDGRPVDPAAGPAAALVGTTDKPVELTLRREGRDRRVVVVPVGSEEPLRYQDWVRGRARAVAERSGGRLGYVHVPDMMSPGWAQLHRDLHVAAEAEGLVVDVRYNRGGHTSQLVLEQLARRVVGWGTSRHAEVPRPYPANALRGPVVFVANEFSGSDGDIVNAGAQAMGLGPVVGVRTWGGVVGIDGRFSLVDGTAVTQPRYATWMHGYGWGLENHGVDPDVEVVHTPADQDAVDRPGGGDPQLDRAVDEALQRLVGTPAQVPPELPEPRVRRS, encoded by the coding sequence GTGCCGCACTATCTCCGTTTCCCGCACCTGCACGGCGACCTGGTCACCTTCGTGGCCGCCGACGACGTCTGGCTCGCCCCCGTCACCGGGGGCCGCGCCTGGCGGCTGACCGACGACCGGTCACCGGTCCGCAACCCCCGCTTCTCCCCCGACGGCACGCACGTGGCCTGGGCCTCCACCCGCGACGGGCACAGCGAGGTCTACGTCGTCCCGGTCGAGGGCGGTGACGCGCGCCGGCTCACCTGGTGGGGCAGCGCGACCACGGCCGTCCTGGGCTGGACCGCCGACGGGCGGGTGCTCGTCGCCTCGTCGGCCCGCGAGGCCAACCTGCGCCGCCAGGTCGTGCACGCCGTCGGGCTCGACCTGGCGGTCGAGCGGCTGTCCGTCGGGCCCGCCTGGGGCCTCGCCGTCCGCGACGACGGCGCCACCGCGCTGGCCACCGTGGGCAGCCGCCCGCCGGCGGCGTGGAAGCGCTACCGCGGCGGCACCGCGCCCCAGCTCTGGCTGGACCGGTCGGGGGACGCCCGGCACTGGGAGCGGCTGCTGCCGGCCGAGACGGCGTCGCTGGTCGACCCGCTGTGGGTGGACGGGCGCCTGCTGTTCGTCAGCGACCGGCTGGCCACCTTCCCCGACCACGCCGACGAGGTGGCCAACCTCTTCTCCCTCGACGTCGACGACCGCGACGCCACCCCGCAGCAGCTCACCCGCCACACCGCCGCCGACGGCTACGTCCGCGACGCCACCTCCGACGGCCGGCGCGTGGTCTACCACGCGCACGGCGCCCTGCACCTGCTCGAGCGCCCCGGCGACGACCCCCGGCCGCTGGACGTGGGGCTGCCCGGCGGGCTGGCCGCCCGCCAGCCGCGGCGGCTGGTGCCGACGGAGCAGCTCGTCGAGCTCCGCCCGGACCACGGCGGCGACGCCAGCCTGGTCGAGTGGCGCGGCAAGGGCTTCCTGCTCAGCCACCGCCAGGGTCCGGCCCGGGCGCTCACCGCGGCGTCCGGCGTCCGGGCCCGCCTCGTCCGCCCGCTGGGCCGGACCGGCGCGGCTGTGCTGGTCAGCGACGCCGGCGGTGAGGACGCGCTCGAGGTGCACCCGCTCGGGGGTGCCGGCGAGGTCCGGCGGCTGGCCGCCGGCGCGCTCGGGCACGTCCTGCACCTGGAGAGCGACCCGACCGGCGCCCGGGTGGTCGCGGTCGCGCACGACGGCACCGTCCGCGTCGTGGAGATCGCCGACGGCGCGGTGCGCACGGTCGGCGTCGCCCGGAACGGCGAGGCGACCTCCCCGACCTTCTCCCCCGACGGCCGCTGGCTCGTCTGGTCGGAACCGTGGCGCAACGAGGAGCAGAACCACCTCGTGCTCGCCGACCTCGACGCGCCCGGCCGCGACCCCGTGGCCCTGACCAGCGGGCGGTTCGACGACACCTCCCCCGCCTTCACCGGCGACGGGCGGCACCTGGCCTTCCTGTCCGCCCGGACCTTCGACCCCCGTTACGACAGCCAGGCCTTCGACCTCGCCTTCTCGGCGGCCGTCCGGCCCTACCTGGTGCCGCTGCGGGCCACCGAGCCCGCCCCCTTCGGCCCCAGCGCCGACGGCTGGCGGATCAGCAAGCCCTCGACGCCCCAGGACACCCCCGCCACCGACCCGCCCGCGGTCGAGCTCGACGTCGACGGCTTCGAGGAGCGGCTGGTCGCGTTCCCGGTCCCCTCGGGCAGCTACCGCGACCTGCAGGCCGCCCACGACGGCGTCGTGTGGGTCCGGGAGTCGGGCGAGGACACCCCGCTGGGCGCGCACCGGGCCGGGGTCGAGGGCGAGCGCCCGGGCGACGCCGTCGAGTTCTACTCCTTCGCCGGTCGCGAGGTCGTCGAGCTGGTGGACCGCGCAGACGCCGTCCGGGTGAGCGGGGACGGCGAGCGGGTGGTCGTCCGGGCCGGCGAGGCCGTCACCGTCCGGCCGGTGGCCAAGGCGGTCGAGCCGGACAGCCCCGACCTGGTGACCGTCGACCTGGAGCGGCTCCGCTTCGAGCTGGACCCGGTCGCGGAGTGGCGGCAGATGTTCGACGAGAACGGCCGGCTGATGCGCGGCCACTACTGGCGCGAGGACCTCGACGGCGTCGACTGGGACGCCGTGCTGGCCCGGTACCGGCCCCTGGTCGCGCGGCTGGCGGGGCACGACGACCTCGTCGACCTGCTGTGGGAGACCGTGGGCGAGCTGAACACCTCGCACGCCTACGTGAACCCGGCCTCCCCGCCCGGGGACCAGGACCGCCGGCTGGGCCTGCTCGGCGCCGACCTGAGCCCGACCGCGGACGGCTGGCGCGTCGACCGCATCCTGCCCGGTGAGAGCAGCGACCCGGAGGCGCGCTCGCCGCTGCGGGGCGCCGGCGTCGGCGCCCAGGAGGGTGACGTGGTGGTCGCGGTGGACGGCCGGCCCGTCGACCCGGCGGCCGGACCGGCGGCCGCCCTGGTCGGCACCACCGACAAGCCCGTCGAGCTGACGCTGCGGCGCGAGGGCCGGGACCGCCGGGTCGTCGTGGTCCCCGTGGGCAGCGAGGAGCCGCTGCGCTACCAGGACTGGGTGCGCGGCCGCGCCCGGGCCGTGGCCGAGCGCTCGGGAGGCCGGCTGGGCTACGTGCACGTGCCCGACATGATGAGCCCCGGCTGGGCGCAGCTGCACCGCGACCTGCACGTCGCCGCCGAGGCCGAGGGCCTGGTGGTGGACGTCCGCTACAACCGCGGCGGGCACACCAGCCAGCTCGTCCTCGAGCAGCTCGCGCGCCGCGTCGTCGGCTGGGGGACCAGCCGGCACGCCGAGGTGCCGCGGCCGTACCCGGCGAACGCGCTGCGCGGGCCGGTGGTCTTCGTGGCCAACGAGTTCTCGGGCTCCGACGGTGACATCGTCAACGCCGGCGCCCAGGCCATGGGCCTCGGACCCGTGGTCGGCGTCCGCACCTGGGGCGGGGTGGTCGGCATCGACGGGCGCTTCTCCCTCGTCGACGGCACCGCGGTCACCCAGCCGCGCTACGCGACCTGGATGCACGGCTACGGCTGGGGGCTGGAGAACCACGGCGTCGACCCCGACGTCGAGGTGGTGCACACCCCCGCCGACCAGGACGCGGTGGACCGCCCGGGGGGCGGCGACCCGCAGCTGGACCGGGCGGTCGACGAGGCCCTGCAGCGGCTCGTCGGCACGCCCGCGCAGGTGCCGCCGGAGCTGCCGGAGCCGCGGGTGCGCCGCTCGTAG
- a CDS encoding cytochrome b — protein MPTASGSRARGASDEEPLRPAFDGPLARRPAALVARLRQRAVPSHWSSWSGVVSFGCLLVLVVTGLLLALLYDPSGALVRYGGSYSLLRGVEMSRAFASTLHLSFDVSGGLLLRQAHHWAALVLPASLILQLATTFFTGAFRRPRQWSWVLLVGVLGLALVSGWSGYALPDDTLSGTGLRIVQGVTLGLPLVGTGLSWLLFGGELPGTVIPRLYVLHLAAPVLLVLLVVARARSALRHGPVQFPGPGRTEDDVVGFPAWPTAAVRAAGLLVSTVGLLVLMGATLVVSPVWRYGPSSPGHAFAGSQPDWYTAFLDGALRLVPPGWEVVWLGRTWTLAVLVPLAVIGTSSLVLASYPFLESRVTGDRRDHRLLDRPRDVPTRTALGVAGVTVYVVLWAAGSADLVATQFRVSFEGVIWTLRAALLVGPLVAGLVTRQVCATLRAADRDRVDHGVESGRILRSPDGGYEEPRDALGAAQRWTLTRAAAPAARPSPPGSGADARRG, from the coding sequence GTGCCCACCGCTAGCGGCAGCCGCGCCCGCGGGGCGTCCGACGAGGAGCCGCTCCGGCCGGCGTTCGACGGACCCCTGGCCCGCCGGCCGGCCGCGCTGGTCGCGCGGCTGCGGCAGCGGGCCGTGCCGAGCCACTGGTCGTCGTGGTCCGGGGTGGTCTCCTTCGGCTGCCTGCTGGTGCTGGTCGTCACGGGCCTGCTGCTGGCGCTCCTCTACGACCCGTCGGGCGCGCTGGTCCGCTACGGCGGCAGCTACTCCCTGCTGCGCGGCGTCGAGATGTCCCGGGCCTTCGCGTCGACCCTGCACCTCTCCTTCGACGTCAGCGGGGGGCTGCTGCTCCGCCAGGCGCACCACTGGGCGGCGCTCGTGCTGCCCGCCTCCCTGATCCTGCAGCTGGCGACCACCTTCTTCACCGGCGCCTTCCGCCGACCGCGGCAGTGGAGCTGGGTGCTGCTCGTCGGGGTGCTCGGGCTGGCCCTGGTCAGCGGCTGGAGCGGCTACGCGCTGCCCGACGACACCCTCTCGGGCACCGGGCTGCGGATCGTGCAGGGCGTCACCCTCGGCCTCCCGCTGGTCGGCACCGGGCTGAGCTGGCTGCTCTTCGGCGGCGAGCTCCCGGGCACGGTCATCCCCCGGCTCTACGTCCTGCACCTGGCGGCGCCCGTCCTCCTCGTGCTGCTGGTGGTGGCCCGGGCCCGGTCGGCGCTCCGGCACGGCCCGGTCCAGTTCCCCGGACCCGGGCGCACCGAGGACGACGTGGTGGGGTTCCCGGCGTGGCCGACGGCGGCGGTGCGGGCCGCCGGGCTGCTCGTCAGCACCGTCGGGCTGCTGGTGCTGATGGGGGCGACGCTCGTGGTCAGCCCCGTCTGGCGGTACGGACCCTCGTCGCCGGGCCACGCCTTCGCCGGCAGCCAACCCGACTGGTACACCGCCTTCCTCGACGGTGCGCTCCGGCTGGTGCCGCCCGGTTGGGAGGTCGTCTGGCTCGGCCGGACCTGGACCCTGGCCGTGCTCGTCCCGCTGGCGGTCATCGGGACCTCATCCCTCGTGCTGGCGAGCTACCCCTTCCTGGAGAGCCGGGTCACGGGGGACCGGCGCGACCACCGGCTGCTGGACCGTCCCCGCGACGTGCCGACCCGCACCGCCCTCGGCGTCGCCGGCGTCACCGTCTACGTCGTCCTGTGGGCCGCCGGCAGCGCTGACCTGGTCGCGACGCAGTTCCGGGTCTCCTTCGAGGGGGTGATCTGGACCCTGCGGGCCGCCCTGCTGGTCGGGCCGCTGGTCGCCGGCCTGGTCACCCGCCAGGTCTGCGCCACGCTCCGGGCGGCGGACCGCGACCGGGTGGACCACGGGGTGGAGTCGGGCAGGATCCTGCGGTCGCCCGACGGTGGCTACGAGGAGCCGCGCGACGCGCTCGGGGCCGCGCAGCGCTGGACCCTGACCCGGGCGGCCGCCCCCGCGGCACGACCGTCCCCACCCGGGAGCGGCGCCGACGCCCGCCGGGGGTGA